A window of Cohnella herbarum contains these coding sequences:
- a CDS encoding carbohydrate ABC transporter permease codes for MASKKGSAYWFILPALIVYVILTLLPSFYTFVYSLTNYDGILKLSQLRFVGLDNYIYLLTRDKQMGQAILNTLVWLVFQLLLGNGLAFLFALLLNQKIRGTNLFRAIIFLPVVISSVAVSFVWGYILDPQVGDLNKFLQAAGLGEWTRNWLGDSSTALISIILVDIWKSVGFNMVILLAGLQTIPSDVYEAGKIDGAGPWRAFTRITFPLMIPVLGMVTILTVNGTLRTFDMVYILTGGGPGYETEVLMTRIFSEAFTANRMGYASSLAVLLFVVLFFLAYAQLKMTEQKDTN; via the coding sequence GTGGCTTCGAAAAAAGGCAGTGCCTACTGGTTTATCCTGCCCGCGCTAATCGTTTATGTCATCCTGACATTATTGCCCTCCTTCTATACGTTCGTTTACAGCTTGACGAACTACGACGGAATCCTGAAGCTGTCGCAACTGCGATTCGTAGGGTTGGACAATTATATATACTTGTTGACTCGGGACAAGCAAATGGGTCAAGCCATCCTCAACACGTTGGTCTGGCTCGTGTTCCAACTCTTACTCGGCAACGGACTGGCCTTCCTGTTCGCCCTGCTGCTGAATCAAAAAATCCGGGGAACGAATCTATTCCGAGCCATCATCTTCCTGCCCGTGGTGATCAGTTCTGTAGCGGTCAGCTTCGTTTGGGGGTATATTTTGGATCCGCAGGTCGGGGACTTGAACAAATTCCTTCAGGCCGCGGGATTGGGCGAGTGGACTCGTAATTGGCTTGGAGACTCCTCCACGGCCTTGATCTCCATCATTCTCGTGGACATCTGGAAAAGCGTCGGATTTAACATGGTCATTCTGTTGGCAGGATTGCAGACGATCCCCTCGGACGTTTACGAAGCGGGAAAAATCGACGGCGCGGGACCGTGGAGAGCGTTTACTCGAATTACGTTTCCATTGATGATTCCCGTACTGGGCATGGTCACCATTCTCACGGTCAACGGAACACTAAGAACCTTTGATATGGTATACATCCTGACCGGCGGGGGACCAGGTTACGAGACGGAAGTGCTGATGACGAGAATCTTCAGCGAAGCTTTTACGGCCAACCGGATGGGGTACGCCTCCAGCCTGGCGGTGCTGCTGTTCGTCGTGCTGTTCTTTTTGGCCTACGCCCAGTTAAAAATGACCGAACAAAAGGATACGAATTAA
- a CDS encoding ABC transporter substrate-binding protein: protein MKKRWAFILSCIVAFTLMVGCAGKSESPGASSDDGKQTTPDPEQNYNLTLMTWQGSGAPQKVWDDLNAKFNEAHPNITVVNEPMDSKQYSQVYKARVVSGEGPDIMSVYPADLESFVQAGYIAPLDDLAALKKLERLNLDQYKVDGKLYAIPLAIGGTGILFNKEIFSRLNLDVPRTWSELIEVSEKIKENGIVPFGMTVKDSWFTQFFIYPLTKAPVQAKDPDIYYKIAKGEMKFGDTAISEAFEKFLLFRDKGFFSKDALGINFDQAKAEFAQGKSAMFVGTDWLLSDIRAINPEFELGFMDFPASDDAAENEKVGWGGYSMSLSVKSGKTKEAAKQYLDWLFTQENYQSFVNGIKWFPVLEGIDVSSIDPLANAMSDSFVGMTMYPSDNDVWLSGVADTMLKSIQEAYLNQKTATDIVKDMDESNERALQAK from the coding sequence ATGAAAAAGCGATGGGCGTTTATCCTTTCATGTATTGTGGCATTTACGCTAATGGTGGGTTGCGCTGGAAAGAGCGAAAGCCCGGGAGCGTCTTCGGACGACGGCAAGCAAACAACGCCGGATCCGGAACAAAATTACAACCTGACTCTGATGACTTGGCAAGGCTCGGGGGCTCCACAGAAGGTATGGGACGATTTGAATGCTAAGTTTAACGAAGCTCACCCCAATATTACGGTAGTCAACGAGCCGATGGACTCCAAGCAGTACAGTCAAGTGTATAAGGCCCGGGTGGTATCGGGAGAAGGGCCCGACATCATGTCGGTTTATCCGGCTGATCTGGAATCCTTCGTTCAGGCCGGATATATCGCCCCTTTGGACGATCTGGCTGCCTTGAAAAAGCTCGAACGTCTGAATCTCGACCAATACAAGGTCGACGGTAAGCTCTACGCGATCCCACTGGCAATAGGAGGAACGGGGATTCTCTTCAATAAGGAAATTTTTTCCCGACTGAATTTGGATGTACCCCGTACCTGGTCTGAGCTGATCGAGGTTAGCGAGAAAATCAAGGAAAACGGGATCGTGCCTTTCGGGATGACCGTGAAAGACTCCTGGTTCACCCAGTTTTTCATTTATCCGCTGACCAAAGCCCCGGTACAGGCCAAGGATCCGGACATCTATTACAAAATCGCCAAAGGAGAAATGAAATTCGGAGATACGGCGATCTCGGAAGCCTTCGAGAAATTTCTTCTGTTCCGAGACAAGGGCTTCTTCAGCAAAGATGCGCTGGGTATTAATTTCGATCAAGCCAAAGCGGAGTTTGCCCAGGGCAAAAGCGCGATGTTCGTAGGGACGGACTGGCTGCTCTCCGACATTCGCGCGATCAATCCCGAATTCGAACTGGGCTTCATGGACTTTCCTGCCTCGGACGATGCAGCGGAAAACGAGAAAGTCGGCTGGGGCGGCTATTCGATGTCGCTCTCCGTCAAAAGCGGAAAAACCAAAGAAGCGGCCAAGCAATATCTAGACTGGCTGTTCACGCAGGAGAACTATCAAAGCTTTGTAAACGGTATCAAGTGGTTCCCCGTGCTGGAGGGCATCGACGTCTCCTCCATCGACCCGCTTGCGAACGCAATGAGCGATAGCTTTGTCGGAATGACGATGTATCCCTCGGATAACGATGTATGGCTCTCCGGGGTGGCGGATACGATGCTGAAATCGATTCAGGAAGCTTATTTGAATCAAAAAACGGCAACCGACATCGTCAAGGACATGGACGAAAGCAACGAGAGGGCTTTACAAGCCAAATAA
- a CDS encoding cache domain-containing sensor histidine kinase, which produces MRPQRQTSPLFFYKLKRQLSRLSIKRKIIITYILLILLPCAGIGSFFYGSYIRIIEEKSVKDTMQLNTQLNKTIDQYMMDADGITKLFMNNDQITEVLLKFPRDSDNAPDLFERRKIDAFITEAFRTKPNIQGVFVVTPNNIMFNQQKYGALKENYVEYVQDWRETLDKSGQDFILLPSHQPDILTYRHDLPHVVSFIRNLKDYNGISLGLICINLETKLLQDTLQDVKYTLRSEMIIGDSQGNLVYPSQDLLTERETFFYGGIMEKTGDAENGYLNVLVDKTDYFVSYSHSSFTNWRLIHIIPYHELLAESEKVKNKAILLFGLFFLLFLLGVIFFSRYLTKPLVVLSRSMRQADAGNLKVQVKVHTEDEVGALGESFNAMIRNLDRTIRENYELRILKMEAELSALQDQLNPHFLYNTLDMIGMTAVMNGDYQASEMMSMLGEMLRYTVHNDQWIVPAKAEIDYIRNYVKLQSHRLNDVEFVFELAEATLAHKILKLSIQPLIENCIVHGFRGGRKGVVSIHSILHKDRISFVIEDNGIGMNTQELETVRKRLHESRSEDRSSGIGLYKTNKRIKMAFGEPYGIQIRSTQGKGTTVEVTFPLNGS; this is translated from the coding sequence ATGAGACCTCAACGACAGACAAGCCCGTTATTTTTCTATAAACTGAAGAGGCAGTTATCCCGACTAAGCATCAAAAGGAAAATCATAATCACCTACATCCTGCTTATCCTTCTGCCTTGTGCAGGAATCGGATCGTTTTTTTACGGCAGCTATATTCGAATTATTGAAGAAAAATCCGTGAAGGACACGATGCAATTAAACACTCAGCTGAATAAAACGATCGATCAATATATGATGGATGCCGATGGCATTACTAAACTGTTTATGAACAACGATCAGATTACCGAAGTGCTTCTCAAGTTCCCGCGAGACAGCGATAACGCTCCGGATCTGTTCGAACGGCGCAAGATCGACGCGTTTATCACGGAGGCTTTCAGGACCAAGCCGAATATTCAAGGCGTTTTTGTCGTTACCCCTAATAACATCATGTTTAATCAACAAAAGTACGGGGCGCTCAAAGAAAACTATGTCGAGTATGTCCAGGACTGGCGCGAGACGCTGGATAAAAGCGGCCAGGATTTCATTCTACTGCCCTCTCACCAGCCGGACATTCTGACGTATAGACACGACTTGCCCCACGTCGTATCTTTCATCCGCAATCTGAAGGATTATAACGGGATATCGCTTGGCCTGATCTGCATCAACCTGGAAACGAAGCTGCTCCAGGATACGCTGCAAGACGTGAAGTATACCCTCCGCAGCGAGATGATTATTGGCGATAGCCAAGGCAACCTTGTATACCCTTCCCAGGACCTTCTGACGGAAAGAGAGACTTTTTTTTATGGCGGAATTATGGAGAAGACAGGCGATGCCGAAAACGGATATCTAAACGTATTGGTGGATAAAACGGACTATTTCGTCAGTTACAGCCATTCGTCATTCACGAATTGGCGCCTCATTCATATCATTCCTTACCACGAGCTCCTAGCGGAATCGGAAAAAGTGAAAAACAAAGCCATTCTCCTGTTCGGCTTATTTTTCCTGCTGTTTTTGCTCGGCGTGATTTTCTTCTCCAGATATCTGACGAAGCCCCTTGTCGTCTTAAGTCGGTCCATGAGACAGGCCGACGCAGGAAATTTGAAGGTTCAGGTGAAGGTGCATACGGAGGACGAGGTTGGCGCTCTAGGCGAAAGCTTCAACGCCATGATCCGGAACCTCGATCGAACGATCAGAGAAAATTACGAGCTCCGGATTTTGAAGATGGAGGCGGAGCTTTCCGCTTTGCAGGATCAGCTCAATCCCCATTTTTTATATAACACATTGGACATGATCGGTATGACCGCCGTGATGAACGGAGACTATCAGGCCAGCGAGATGATGAGCATGCTGGGAGAAATGCTCAGATACACGGTTCATAACGATCAATGGATCGTTCCTGCTAAGGCTGAAATCGATTATATCCGCAACTACGTCAAGCTGCAGAGCCATCGGCTGAACGATGTCGAATTTGTATTCGAGCTTGCGGAAGCAACGCTCGCGCATAAGATCTTAAAGCTGTCTATTCAGCCGCTGATCGAAAACTGCATCGTGCACGGCTTTCGCGGAGGAAGAAAAGGTGTCGTGAGCATCCATTCCATCTTGCATAAAGATCGGATTTCGTTCGTCATCGAGGATAACGGGATCGGAATGAACACCCAAGAGCTGGAGACCGTTCGGAAAAGACTCCATGAAAGTCGGTCCGAAGATCGCAGCTCCGGCATCGGGTTGTACAAAACCAACAAAAGAATCAAAATGGCTTTCGGCGAGCCTTACGGCATCCAAATTCGCAGCACGCAAGGCAAAGGCACGACCGTAGAGGTGACCTTTCCTTTGAACGGGAGCTAG
- a CDS encoding response regulator transcription factor, protein MQILIVEDEKLTREGIQNILEVKLPLEKHQILSAVNGAEGIEKALASKPDIIITDIKMPEMNGIEMIRFLHRSLPSSHFIIVSCYSEFHYAQTALKYKRVHDYLLKPISWKSLVEVIRNIQAELSDAEASRVFPDSIGVSISDENKEGNAIEKAKRMIHDNYGQDINLQIVAERLYLNSSYLSTIFKSATGQGFSDYLIEVRIKQSQRLLKETELYVYSIAQMVGYKSEKHFINIFKKRVGCSPNKFRNA, encoded by the coding sequence TTGCAAATCTTGATCGTAGAGGACGAAAAGCTCACGCGTGAGGGAATACAAAATATTCTGGAGGTAAAGTTGCCGCTTGAGAAGCATCAGATTTTAAGCGCCGTAAATGGAGCCGAAGGCATTGAGAAAGCGCTTGCAAGTAAGCCGGACATCATTATTACCGACATTAAAATGCCCGAGATGAACGGTATCGAGATGATCCGATTTTTGCATCGGAGCCTGCCGTCCTCCCATTTTATCATCGTCAGCTGCTACAGCGAGTTTCATTACGCCCAGACCGCTCTCAAGTATAAACGGGTCCACGATTATTTGCTGAAACCGATCAGCTGGAAGAGCCTCGTGGAGGTGATTCGCAACATCCAAGCGGAACTAAGCGACGCGGAAGCCTCTCGAGTTTTCCCCGATTCTATCGGTGTTTCGATATCCGACGAGAATAAGGAAGGAAATGCGATCGAGAAGGCCAAGCGAATGATTCACGACAATTACGGCCAAGACATTAACTTGCAGATCGTCGCGGAGCGTTTGTACCTGAACTCCAGTTATTTGAGCACAATCTTCAAGAGCGCCACGGGGCAAGGCTTTTCGGATTACTTGATCGAGGTTCGCATTAAACAATCCCAGCGGCTGCTGAAGGAAACGGAGCTGTATGTATATTCCATCGCTCAGATGGTTGGCTACAAAAGCGAAAAGCACTTTATTAATATTTTCAAGAAAAGGGTAGGCTGCTCGCCGAATAAATTCCGCAACGCCTAG
- a CDS encoding glycoside hydrolase domain-containing protein, whose protein sequence is MRKWSQRIMKKLLIVSLVCLSIQYPSPAYASNALTVWVENSATKVYSSSPVPANPRTSIELFSAKNENEAAQIGIRSTHTLDNVSVTVHSLTGPDGATIPTGNISVRRVKNVYTLHNSGGEIEMPPAPNANEYPDILVDNAPFNVEANVTLAYWYSVYVDSGQAPGTYTGTVVVNTDSGNVPIDVSLVVYDVELPQTASADYLVNNWLTSVGWDFTGTQISVPYQFGVEIFDEDWWTIYENIAKNFKKHRNNVLYVDVLGFLMLGGLDIDALGHHTFDWTNFDRFIELFIDEGTVKYIWNAHMLDRKDGWEGPSYIKTITRANGVPTLSEVPAGSAEANQWLEVLLPALKSHLDQKGWTEMYYLVGHDEPATVQHIAADNWFYDKVDQYVPGARKGEPFYEFKAGLENRLTTFVPQLDVLDQNMAYYTARRAEGKEIWTYTCVGPQGQYPNRFLDYALLKTRLIHWFNWKAGATGFLHYGWNYWNTKPNVLDNWQNADGSWDWAPGDTHIVYPDVANLSVYDSIRHEAQLDGIEDYELLKILSASKPQLAKKIVDSLMTNGTDYTHDGSDIVHAHKMILDDIVSADSDLTMTTFEDDFSRGNDNGWHHAVGTWSVNGEQYVQSDMTTYNAVSSLKGNAYRDFEFSADVQIPDANGDASNWAGFQIRSHNPGDSATGYLIGIRHNGQLFIHRAGSDLATVSLPVWMAEYNHLKVAASGSTIRVYVNHGLTPALEVTDDLFTTGYLGLRSGGVLAHFDNVKISVPGVDFFDNFETGYDTMWTQSYSPWSIVSGVYSENTGNGMSTLTGKTYSNGELEATLRIVNENGNATNWVGLIVRKTNAADNYLDSGYLVYMRKNGQLAVYKAGAGDLQTYDTGLDPSHPFRLEVVLRDDNLKVYVNHSETAALDITDSAYVSGYISLITGGASSQFDDVQFTR, encoded by the coding sequence TTGAGAAAATGGTCACAACGAATTATGAAGAAGTTATTGATCGTATCGTTGGTATGCTTAAGCATTCAATATCCGTCCCCAGCATATGCTTCAAATGCATTGACGGTATGGGTAGAGAATTCCGCAACCAAGGTCTATTCCTCATCGCCGGTTCCGGCTAACCCCCGAACCTCGATAGAGCTCTTTTCCGCCAAAAACGAGAATGAAGCCGCGCAAATCGGGATTCGCTCAACTCACACTCTGGACAATGTCAGTGTCACGGTTCACTCGCTGACGGGACCCGACGGGGCGACGATTCCCACCGGCAACATCAGCGTGAGAAGAGTCAAAAATGTGTATACGCTGCACAACTCCGGCGGCGAGATCGAAATGCCGCCTGCTCCGAACGCGAACGAATACCCCGACATTCTGGTAGACAACGCGCCTTTCAATGTGGAAGCGAATGTTACCCTCGCCTACTGGTACAGCGTATACGTCGATTCCGGTCAGGCCCCCGGCACCTATACCGGAACGGTTGTCGTCAATACGGATTCGGGGAACGTCCCGATCGACGTCAGTCTGGTCGTCTACGATGTGGAGCTGCCCCAGACGGCCTCGGCGGATTATCTGGTCAATAACTGGCTGACTTCGGTCGGCTGGGATTTCACCGGGACGCAAATATCGGTTCCCTATCAATTCGGCGTGGAAATCTTCGACGAAGATTGGTGGACCATTTACGAAAACATAGCAAAGAACTTCAAAAAACATCGGAATAACGTCCTGTACGTTGATGTTCTGGGCTTTCTGATGCTCGGGGGCTTAGACATCGATGCGCTAGGCCATCATACGTTCGATTGGACGAATTTCGATCGTTTCATCGAACTGTTCATCGACGAAGGCACCGTGAAATATATATGGAACGCGCACATGTTGGATAGAAAGGATGGCTGGGAAGGGCCAAGCTACATCAAAACCATTACCCGGGCCAACGGAGTACCGACCTTGAGCGAGGTTCCAGCCGGCTCCGCCGAAGCCAATCAGTGGCTGGAAGTGCTGTTACCGGCTCTTAAGAGCCATTTGGACCAAAAAGGATGGACCGAGATGTATTACCTTGTCGGACATGACGAGCCGGCAACGGTTCAGCATATCGCCGCGGACAACTGGTTTTACGATAAGGTCGATCAATACGTTCCCGGAGCAAGAAAGGGAGAACCCTTCTACGAATTCAAGGCCGGATTGGAAAACCGCCTAACGACCTTCGTTCCGCAGTTGGACGTACTGGATCAGAATATGGCATACTATACGGCCAGACGCGCCGAGGGCAAGGAAATCTGGACATACACTTGCGTGGGACCGCAAGGACAATATCCGAATCGTTTCTTGGATTACGCCCTGCTCAAAACGCGATTGATCCATTGGTTCAATTGGAAAGCGGGGGCGACGGGATTCCTGCATTACGGCTGGAACTACTGGAATACCAAGCCGAACGTTCTGGATAATTGGCAAAACGCCGACGGCTCATGGGACTGGGCTCCGGGAGACACCCATATCGTGTATCCGGATGTCGCCAACCTGAGCGTATACGACAGCATCCGCCATGAGGCGCAGCTCGACGGCATAGAAGATTACGAGCTGCTAAAGATTCTCAGCGCGTCCAAGCCCCAACTCGCCAAAAAAATCGTCGATAGCCTCATGACGAACGGAACCGACTACACCCATGACGGCTCGGATATCGTCCATGCGCATAAAATGATTCTCGACGACATCGTTTCCGCGGATTCAGATCTGACCATGACGACTTTCGAGGATGACTTTTCCCGAGGCAACGACAACGGTTGGCACCATGCTGTCGGCACGTGGAGCGTGAACGGCGAACAGTATGTTCAAAGCGACATGACGACTTACAACGCCGTCTCGAGCCTGAAGGGCAACGCCTACAGAGATTTCGAATTTAGTGCTGACGTCCAAATTCCGGATGCCAACGGTGATGCCTCCAACTGGGCCGGTTTCCAGATTAGAAGCCATAACCCTGGAGACTCAGCGACCGGATATCTGATCGGAATACGACATAACGGGCAATTGTTTATTCACCGGGCAGGATCGGATCTGGCCACGGTCTCGCTTCCCGTATGGATGGCCGAATATAATCATCTTAAAGTCGCGGCAAGCGGATCGACGATCCGAGTCTATGTCAATCATGGCCTTACCCCCGCACTGGAGGTCACCGACGATCTGTTTACCACTGGTTATCTTGGTCTTCGATCGGGCGGCGTACTTGCGCATTTCGACAATGTCAAGATTTCGGTGCCGGGAGTCGACTTTTTCGACAATTTCGAAACGGGCTACGATACAATGTGGACGCAAAGCTACTCCCCGTGGAGCATCGTTTCTGGCGTTTACTCTGAAAATACGGGAAACGGAATGTCGACCCTTACCGGAAAAACGTATTCGAACGGAGAGCTTGAGGCAACCCTGCGAATCGTTAACGAGAACGGAAACGCAACGAATTGGGTGGGGTTAATCGTACGAAAGACGAACGCCGCCGATAATTATTTGGATTCCGGTTATTTGGTTTACATGAGGAAAAACGGACAGTTGGCCGTCTACAAGGCGGGAGCGGGAGATTTGCAGACGTACGATACGGGCCTCGATCCTTCCCATCCGTTCCGGCTTGAAGTCGTTCTGCGGGACGACAATCTGAAAGTGTACGTCAATCACAGCGAGACTGCCGCTCTCGATATTACGGACTCCGCTTACGTGTCGGGGTATATCAGTCTGATAACGGGAGGCGCGAGCAGTCAATTCGACGACGTTCAATTCACGCGGTAG
- a CDS encoding carbohydrate ABC transporter permease, which produces MLAEKTLYKNLIFWLMLGVSAFVAYPLLLMIGTSLKSENELYMDSVGLFNSFHFENYVRVWEEARLARMFSNSIIVTVASLAGIVLLVTSASFAIARLRFRGSRLTYLLFFSGIFIPFQLSMVPLMIVIRALGLYNNLFGLILVYVNLAIPFGIFLVAGYMKTVPMELDESARMDGCSDWTLYRKIIVPLIKPVTVTLIILQCIQIWNDFFLPNLLISTTANKTVTVGIMSFRGTFSTTWNLLMAGVTITLLPVMGFYLFTQKYIIGGMTAGAVKG; this is translated from the coding sequence ATGCTGGCAGAGAAGACGCTTTATAAGAATTTGATTTTTTGGCTAATGCTTGGCGTCAGCGCGTTCGTCGCTTATCCGCTGCTGCTGATGATCGGCACATCGCTGAAATCGGAAAACGAGCTATACATGGACTCCGTCGGCCTTTTCAACTCCTTTCATTTCGAAAATTACGTTCGGGTATGGGAGGAAGCCAGGCTTGCCCGAATGTTCTCGAACAGTATAATCGTGACGGTGGCAAGCCTGGCGGGAATCGTCCTGCTTGTGACAAGCGCCTCCTTTGCAATTGCAAGGCTGCGCTTCAGAGGAAGCCGGCTGACGTACTTATTGTTTTTTTCCGGCATCTTTATCCCATTTCAATTAAGCATGGTCCCTTTAATGATTGTGATTCGGGCATTGGGCTTGTACAACAATCTGTTTGGACTCATTTTGGTCTACGTCAACCTAGCGATCCCTTTCGGAATCTTTCTTGTTGCAGGCTATATGAAAACCGTGCCCATGGAGCTGGACGAGTCGGCCAGGATGGACGGTTGCTCCGACTGGACCTTGTACCGAAAGATCATCGTTCCGCTAATCAAACCCGTGACCGTGACTTTGATCATTTTGCAATGCATTCAAATCTGGAACGACTTTTTCCTGCCCAATCTGCTAATCAGCACGACCGCGAACAAAACGGTTACGGTCGGCATCATGAGCTTTCGCGGAACCTTTAGCACGACTTGGAATTTATTGATGGCGGGAGTAACGATCACACTGCTTCCGGTCATGGGGTTCTATCTCTTTACGCAAAAATACATCATCGGCGGAATGACGGCCGGAGCCGTGAAAGGTTAG